The following are encoded together in the Sphingomonas insulae genome:
- the truB gene encoding tRNA pseudouridine(55) synthase TruB has protein sequence MHGWIIVDKPLGTGSTQVVSAVKRALRQGGYGKFKVGHGGTLDPLATGVLPVAVGEATKLAGRMLDSDKVYAFTIRFGEQTDTLDAEGPVIATSGVRPTPAALAAVLPRFTGPIAQIPPAYSALKVDGERAYDRARAGEDVVLASRDVTIHSLQSSPSRDGDELHEVTLTAHVSKGTYIRSLARDIALGLGTVGHVTMLRRLKAGPFTLAPAISLDKLAEAANARTLEHLLLPLRAGLDGIPALPLSPDQAGALRQGRVLTGIAKDDGQYFACDGDMPVALVRVEAEEARVVRGFNL, from the coding sequence GTGCACGGCTGGATCATCGTCGACAAGCCGCTGGGAACCGGCAGTACGCAGGTCGTCTCCGCGGTGAAGCGCGCACTGCGTCAGGGCGGCTACGGCAAGTTCAAGGTCGGACACGGCGGCACGCTCGATCCGCTCGCCACCGGCGTTTTGCCGGTGGCGGTGGGCGAGGCGACCAAGCTGGCGGGCCGCATGCTCGACAGCGACAAGGTCTATGCCTTCACGATCCGCTTCGGCGAACAGACCGACACGCTGGACGCCGAAGGACCCGTGATCGCCACGTCGGGCGTGCGACCGACGCCGGCGGCGCTGGCGGCGGTGCTGCCCCGCTTCACCGGTCCGATCGCGCAGATACCGCCGGCGTATAGCGCGCTGAAGGTCGACGGCGAACGCGCCTACGACCGCGCCCGCGCCGGAGAGGACGTCGTGCTGGCCAGCCGCGACGTCACCATCCATTCGCTGCAATCCTCCCCTTCCCGCGACGGGGACGAACTGCACGAGGTCACCCTCACCGCCCATGTCTCCAAGGGCACCTACATCCGCAGCCTCGCGCGCGACATCGCGCTCGGGCTCGGCACGGTCGGCCACGTCACCATGCTGCGCCGTCTGAAGGCGGGGCCCTTTACCCTCGCCCCGGCGATATCGCTGGACAAATTGGCTGAGGCCGCTAATGCGCGCACCCTTGAACACTTACTCCTGCCGTTGAGGGCGGGGCTGGACGGCATCCCGGCTCTCCCCCTCTCCCCGGATCAGGCAGGGGCGCTCCGTCAGGGGCGCGTGCTGACCGGGATCGCCAAGGACGATGGCCAGTATTTTGCGTGTGACGGCGACATGCCGGTCGCGCTGGTACGGGTCGAGGCCGAAGAGGCCCGCGTCGTCCGCGGTTTCAACCTGTGA
- the rpsO gene encoding 30S ribosomal protein S15, translating into MTITAERKAEVVKEHARQEGDTGSSEVQVAILTERIRNLTEHFKGHKKDNHSRRGLLMMVNKRRSLLDYLRKTDGQRYLDLIAKLGLRK; encoded by the coding sequence ATGACCATTACCGCAGAGCGCAAGGCAGAAGTCGTCAAGGAACACGCCCGCCAGGAAGGCGACACGGGTTCCTCCGAAGTGCAGGTCGCGATCCTGACCGAGCGCATCCGCAACCTGACCGAGCATTTCAAGGGTCACAAGAAGGACAACCATTCGCGCCGCGGGCTGCTGATGATGGTCAACAAGCGGCGCTCGCTGCTCGACTATCTGCGCAAGACCGATGGCCAGCGGTATCTGGACCTGATCGCGAAGCTCGGCCTTCGCAAGTAA
- the pnp gene encoding polyribonucleotide nucleotidyltransferase: MFNAKKVEIEWGGQTLTLETGKVARQADGAVIATLGETVVLCAVTAAKSVKEGQDFFPLTVHYQEKFSSSGRIPGGFFKRERGATERETLVSRLIDRPIRPLFPEGFYNEINCIAQVMSYDGENEPDLLAMIAASAAMTLSGVPFMGPIGAARVGYKDGEYVLNPSDTEVATGELDLMVAATHDAVMMVESEAKELSEDVMLGAVMFAHKASQQVIDAIIDLAEQAAKDPWELKVQADSSAVKAKLKKLIGKDLEAAYKLTDKQQRQTAINDARTKARDGMADLKESDPQAYLASLKLVKKLEADIVRTAILKTGRRIDGRDTTTVRPIESEVHFLPRAHGSALFTRGETQTIATTTLGTRDAEQMIDGLNGLSYQNFMLHYNFPPYSVGEVGRFGAPGRREVGHGKLAWRALHPVLPTKEEFPYTIRVTSDITESNGSSSMATVCGGSLSMMDAGVPLKRPVSGIAMGLILEGKDFAVLSDILGDEDHLGDMDFKVAGTSEGITALQMDIKISGITEEIMKVALKQAHEGRAHILNEMAKALGETRSELSAHAPRIETFTIDKSKIREVIGTGGKVIREIVAQTGAKVDIDDEGVIKVSSSDPSQIEAAIKWIKGLVEEAEVGKVYDGKVVNLVDFGAFVNFMGGKDGLVHVSEIKNERVEKVSDVLSEGQAVKVKVLEIDPRGKVRLSMRVVDQETGAELEDTRPAREPREGGDRGPRGPRSGGGDRDGGGRGDRGPRRDGGGRDGGGRGDRGPRRDGGGEGRGPRSEGGDRGSRGGNDDGPAPEFAPAFLTETRD, encoded by the coding sequence ATGTTCAATGCCAAGAAGGTAGAGATCGAGTGGGGCGGCCAGACGCTGACCCTCGAAACGGGCAAGGTCGCCCGCCAGGCCGACGGCGCGGTGATCGCGACGCTCGGCGAGACGGTCGTGCTCTGCGCCGTCACCGCCGCCAAGTCGGTGAAGGAAGGTCAGGATTTCTTCCCGCTGACCGTTCACTATCAGGAAAAGTTCTCCTCCAGCGGCCGCATTCCCGGCGGCTTCTTCAAGCGCGAACGTGGCGCGACCGAGCGTGAGACGCTGGTCAGCCGCCTGATCGATCGCCCGATCCGCCCGCTGTTCCCGGAAGGCTTCTACAACGAGATCAACTGCATCGCGCAGGTGATGTCGTATGATGGCGAGAACGAGCCCGATCTGCTGGCGATGATCGCCGCATCGGCCGCGATGACGCTGTCGGGCGTGCCGTTCATGGGCCCGATCGGCGCGGCGCGCGTCGGTTACAAGGACGGCGAATACGTCCTCAACCCCTCCGACACCGAAGTCGCCACCGGCGAGCTCGACCTGATGGTCGCCGCGACGCACGATGCGGTGATGATGGTGGAATCGGAAGCCAAGGAGCTGTCCGAGGACGTCATGCTCGGCGCCGTCATGTTCGCGCACAAGGCCTCGCAGCAGGTCATCGACGCGATCATCGACCTCGCCGAACAGGCCGCGAAGGACCCGTGGGAGCTGAAGGTGCAGGCCGACAGCAGCGCGGTGAAGGCCAAGCTCAAGAAGCTGATCGGCAAGGATCTGGAGGCAGCCTACAAGCTGACCGACAAGCAGCAGCGCCAGACCGCGATCAACGACGCGCGCACCAAGGCCCGCGACGGCATGGCCGACCTGAAGGAGAGCGATCCCCAGGCCTATCTCGCCAGCCTGAAGCTGGTGAAGAAGCTGGAGGCGGACATCGTCCGCACCGCCATCCTCAAGACCGGTCGCCGCATCGACGGTCGCGACACCACGACCGTCCGTCCGATCGAATCGGAGGTCCACTTCCTGCCGCGCGCGCATGGCTCCGCCCTGTTCACCCGCGGCGAGACGCAGACGATCGCGACCACCACGCTCGGCACCCGCGACGCGGAGCAGATGATCGACGGCCTCAACGGCCTGTCGTACCAGAACTTCATGCTCCACTATAACTTCCCGCCCTATTCGGTCGGTGAAGTCGGCCGCTTCGGTGCGCCGGGTCGTCGCGAAGTCGGTCACGGCAAGCTCGCCTGGCGCGCGCTGCATCCGGTACTGCCGACCAAGGAGGAATTCCCCTACACGATCCGCGTCACCAGCGACATCACGGAGAGCAACGGCTCGTCGTCGATGGCGACGGTGTGCGGCGGTTCGCTGTCGATGATGGACGCCGGCGTGCCGCTGAAGCGCCCCGTCTCGGGCATCGCGATGGGCCTGATCCTCGAAGGCAAGGACTTCGCCGTCCTGTCGGACATCCTGGGCGACGAGGATCACCTCGGCGACATGGACTTCAAGGTCGCCGGCACCAGCGAGGGCATCACCGCGCTCCAGATGGACATCAAGATCTCCGGCATCACCGAAGAGATCATGAAGGTCGCCCTCAAGCAGGCCCATGAAGGCCGCGCGCACATCCTCAATGAGATGGCGAAGGCGCTGGGCGAGACGCGTTCGGAACTGTCGGCGCACGCACCGCGCATCGAGACCTTCACGATCGACAAGTCGAAGATCCGCGAAGTCATCGGCACCGGCGGCAAGGTGATCCGCGAGATCGTCGCGCAGACCGGCGCCAAGGTCGACATCGACGACGAGGGCGTCATCAAGGTCTCCTCGTCCGACCCGTCGCAGATCGAGGCCGCGATCAAGTGGATCAAGGGCCTCGTCGAGGAAGCCGAAGTCGGCAAGGTCTATGACGGCAAGGTCGTCAACCTGGTGGACTTCGGTGCGTTCGTGAACTTCATGGGTGGCAAGGACGGCCTCGTCCACGTCTCCGAGATCAAGAACGAGCGCGTCGAGAAGGTGTCGGACGTCCTCTCGGAAGGCCAGGCCGTGAAGGTCAAGGTCCTCGAGATCGATCCGCGCGGCAAGGTGCGCCTGTCGATGCGCGTCGTCGACCAGGAGACCGGTGCCGAGCTGGAGGACACCCGTCCGGCACGCGAACCGCGTGAGGGCGGCGACCGTGGTCCCCGCGGTCCGCGCAGCGGCGGCGGCGATCGTGACGGCGGCGGCCGCGGCGATCGTGGTCCGCGTCGCGACGGCGGTGGCCGTGACGGCGGCGGTCGTGGCGATCGTGGCCCGCGCCGCGATGGCGGCGGCGAAGGTCGTGGCCCGCGCAGCGAGGGTGGCGATCGCGGATCGCGCGGCGGCAACGATGACGGCCCCGCGCCCGAATTCGCACCGGCGTTCCTCACGGAAACCCGCGACTGA
- a CDS encoding Crp/Fnr family transcriptional regulator — MLSQSAMSSAPPTHPLLARLQHYVQFADDERASLEALAAGPVITVRQRRDLAREGDKARGVNLILDGWAFRYKTLEDGRRQIIAFLLPGDLCDVHGYIHRELDHSTGAVTPVRYVEIPRERIEALVALGPRVAQALWWDASVSASIQREWTVNLGQRDALERLSHLLCELVHRLRAVGLADDNRCDIPLTQTDLAEATGMTPVHVNRMVQELRARGLIRWKGRAFEALDLDRLCNVAMFNPAYLHLDREGRHLDAT, encoded by the coding sequence ATGCTGTCACAAAGCGCCATGTCTTCAGCGCCGCCCACCCATCCCCTGCTCGCCCGGCTGCAACATTACGTCCAGTTCGCCGATGACGAGCGCGCATCGCTGGAGGCGCTCGCCGCCGGGCCGGTCATCACCGTCCGCCAGCGCCGCGACCTCGCCCGCGAGGGCGACAAGGCCCGCGGCGTCAACCTGATCCTCGACGGCTGGGCGTTCCGCTACAAGACGCTGGAGGACGGCCGGCGCCAGATCATCGCCTTCCTGCTGCCCGGCGACCTGTGCGACGTCCACGGTTACATCCACAGGGAACTCGATCATTCGACCGGCGCGGTCACCCCGGTCCGCTACGTCGAGATTCCCCGCGAACGGATCGAAGCGCTCGTGGCGCTCGGCCCGCGCGTCGCCCAGGCGCTGTGGTGGGATGCCTCCGTGTCGGCATCGATCCAGCGCGAATGGACCGTCAACCTGGGGCAGCGCGATGCGCTGGAACGATTGTCCCACCTGCTCTGCGAACTGGTCCATCGCCTGCGCGCGGTCGGATTGGCGGACGACAACCGCTGTGATATTCCGCTCACCCAGACCGACCTGGCCGAGGCGACCGGCATGACCCCCGTCCACGTCAACCGCATGGTGCAGGAATTGCGCGCACGCGGCCTCATTCGCTGGAAGGGGCGCGCCTTCGAAGCGCTCGATCTCGATCGGTTGTGCAACGTCGCGATGTTCAATCCCGCCTATCTGCACCTCGATCGCGAAGGACGGCACCTTGATGCCACGTGA